One Benincasa hispida cultivar B227 chromosome 5, ASM972705v1, whole genome shotgun sequence genomic window carries:
- the LOC120078032 gene encoding transcription factor bHLH3, whose product MGEKFWANEEKRVVVESVVGSEACEFLISLASTNILPQDSLQFSLGDSSVNQGLSQVLDGSSWNYAIFWRVVSLKSGALALIWGDGNCNNSKIEIGISGGDVQGGKKEELKRQVLQMLQSSFGGADEDGYGARRGEASDIEMLYLTSKYYKFMCDSGSSLGDSYKSSKSIWASDVTNCLRNYQSRGFLAKVAGLQTLVFVPVKLGVVELGSVKSIPEDQVVLDLIRAAFGGSNTAQLKAFPRIFGHELSLGGTKPRSLSINFLPKLEDDTNFASEGYELQGLGGNHIFGNSLNGCRSDDNDAKMFPHGNQEAVGGFNAQTRLSTMEFPRDESSPQGDDRKPRKRGRKPANGREEPLNHVEAERQRREKLNQRFYALRAVVPNISKMDKASLLGDAITYITDLQMKIKVMETEKQITSGREKNTEIDFHAREEDAVVRVSCPLDSHPVSRVIKTFREHQIEAQESNVTTSTDNEKVIHSFSIRTEGGAAEQLKEKLVAALSK is encoded by the coding sequence ATGGGTGAAAAATTTTGGGCGAATGAAGAAAAAAGGGTTGTGGTGGAATCAGTTGTTGGTAGTGAAGCTTGTGAGTTCTTGATTTCCTTGGCATCTACCAATATCTTACCACAGGATTCCTTGCAATTTTCTCTTGGTGATTCAAGTGTGAATCAAGGGTTAAGCCAAGTTTTGGATGGTTCAAGTTGGAATTATGCAATCTTTTGGCGTGTTGTTAGCTTGAAATCTGGGGCTTTAGCTTTGATTTGGGGTGATGGGAACTGTAATAATTCAAAGATTGAGATTGGAATTTCTGGTGGGGATGTTCAAGGAGGGAAGAAAGAGGAATTGAAGAGACAAGTACTTCAAATGCTTCAATCCTCTTTTGGAGGAGCTGATGAAGATGGATATGGGGCAAGGAGAGGCGAAGCGTCGGATATCGAGATGCTTTACTTAACTTCGAAGTATTACAAGTTTATGTGCGACTCGGGGAGTAGTCTTGGGGACTCGTACAAATCCAGTAAGTCTATATGGGCTTCGGATGTAACGAATTGTTTGCGTAATTACCAATCGAGGGGATTTTTAGCTAAAGTGGCTGGTTTGCAGACATTGGTGTTTGTACCAGTAAAGTTGGGAGTTGTTGAACTTGGATCTGTTAAATCAATTCCTGAAGATCAGGTTGTTCTTGATTTGATTAGAGCTGCTTTTGGGGGATCAAATACTGCCCAATTGAAGGCCTTCCCGAGGATCTTTGGACATGAACTAAGTTTAGGTGGAACAAAGcctcgatcgcttagtattaatTTTTTGCCAAAGTTAGAAGATGATACGAATTTTGCTTCAGAAGGTTATGAGCTGCAAGGTTTAGGTGGTAATCATATATTTGGTAACTCTTTAAACGGTTGTCGAAGCGATGATAATGATGCAAAGATGTTTCCACATGGAAATCAAGAAGCTGTGGGGGGTTTCAATGCTCAAACAAGGCTTTCGACTATGGAGTTCCCGAGAGATGAGTCGTCTCCTCAAGGAGATGACAGAAAACCTAGGAAGAGGGGGAGAAAACCTGCTAATGGGAGAGAAGAACCATTGAATCATGTGGAAGCAGAGCGGCAGAGACGTGAGAAACTTAACCAACGATTCTATGCGTTAAGGGCTGTTGTCCCAAATATCTCTAAGATGGACAAGGCTTCTTTGCTCGGCGATGCTATTACCTATATCACTGATCTCCAAATGAAAATTAAGGTTATGGAGACTGAAAAACAGATCACTAGTGGCAGGGAGAAAAACACAGAGATCGACTTTCATGCAAGAGAAGAGGATGCTGTTGTGAGGGTGAGTTGTCCGTTGGACTCGCACCCTGTTTCTAGAGTAATCAAAACATTTAGGGAACATCAAATTGAAGCTCAAGAATCCAATGTTACGACCAGCACTGACAACGAAAAAGTTATTCATTCATTCTCCATTAGAACTGAAGGTGGTGCTGCAGAACAATTGAAGGAGAAGCTGGTGGCTGCCCTGTCAAAATGA